TAGCGAAGAATATCAGGCATTGTATCATGAGATTACATATCCAATAATTTGCAATCATACATTCATGTGGGGAAGTTATGCCTGGAATATGTTTGATTTTGGTAGTGATATACGTCATGAAGGCGGAACAATAGGAAAGAACTGCAAGGGGTTGGTAAGTTTTGATAGAGAAACAAGAAAGGATTCTTTTTACTATTATAAAGCAAATTGGTCACAGGAACCATTTATCCAGATAGCTAACAAGCGTTTCGTCAATCGAGCAAAATCGGAAATAGATATCAAAATATATTCAAATCAAACACAGGTATCTTTGTATGTAAATGGTAAAAATATTTCTACAATTAATGGAGATAAAGTTTTCAGATTTAATAATGTTAGACTGGAAAAGGGTGAGAATGAAATCACTGCAACTGCGGGAGATTGTATGGATAAAGCAGTTTTTGTTCTATGCGATGCACCGGATAAAAGCTATATTTTTGTTGATCCAAATCCAGAGGTAAATGTGAAAAACTGGTTTACACAAAAAACTGGGGAAGCAGATTTATTTCCTGAGAATTGTTATTCGGTTATGGATACATTGGGAGATTTGATGCAGAATGAAGAAGCCTGGAATCTTGTGAAAGAAATGGTTCCGAAGGCAGCTGCGCGTGCTATACCGGGTGCTCCTGTAACATTAATTTGGGTATTCAATAAAATGAGTGGTGTTTATAAGGAAGATTATATAAAAGAGGTTAATAGCAGGTTAACTTTAATTCATAAAAAGAAGTAGCTGACTAGGAGGCGTAGAAGAAGTGGTTTCTGAGCTAAAGAATTTCAAAAAAAAGAGAGAATTTTTAGTATGCATTGATTCGGATGGTTGTGCTATGGATACAATGGATATAAAGCATATAAAATGTTTTGGTCCCTGTATGATAGAAGAATGGAGCTTAGAAGAATGGAAGGATGAAATTTTAACCCGTTGGAACGAAATTAATCTGTATTCTATGACAAGAGGTATTAATCGGTTTAAAGGTTTAGCGTTAGCTTTAAGTGAGATATCACAGAAATACAAAAAAATTGATGATTTGGATAGTTTAATAAACTGGACCAAACAGGAGCAAGAGCTGTCTATGCAAGGTCTTAGAAAATCTATTTCAGAAGAAAATAGTGACTGTCTGAAAAAAGTATTGTCTTGGTCGGAGGCTGTTAATCAAGCTATCCGTAACATAAAAGATGAGGAAATCAAGCCCTTTGCAGGGGTGGTGGAAGGAATTACCTTTATTGCAAGTCAAGCAGATGTTGCTGTCGTATCTTCTGCTAATGCAGAGGCAGTCATAGAAGAATGGGGAAAGTATGGGTTATTAGCAAAAACGGATATCTTACTCACGCAAGAAGCAGGTACGAAAGCCTATTGTATTGCTGAAATGAAAAAAAAGGGATATGAAAGTTCAAAAATACTAATGATTGGTGATGCACCAGGGGATAAAGAGGCCGCCGAAGAAAACGAAGTGAGTTTTTATCCTATCTTAGTGAAGAGAGAGACAAAATCTTGGCAAGAACTTCAGGAAGTAGCTTTTCCTAAATTTATTAAAAAAAATTATATTGGTGCTTATCAAAATGAATTAAATGAGAAATTTAGAAACAACCTGTGTTAATTTCCTATTCAATTGTTCATATTGGTACTATAAAAAGTAATCGGAGGTTAAAATAATGAAATTATCATTTAGATGGTATGGGGAAGAGGATAAAATTACTCTTCAAAACATTAGACAAATTCCGGGAATGTACTCGATTGTCACGGCAGTATATGATGTTCCTGTAGGAGAAGTATGGAGTAAAGAATCAATTTCTAAGTTAAAGGCACAGACAGAAGCAGCAGGACTTCACTTTGAAGTAATAGAATCGATACCTGTACATGAGGATATAAAATTAGGAAAACCAAGTCGAGACAAATACATCGAAAATTATTGCGAAAACATCCGTCGTGTTGCAGAAGCAGGTATTAAATGTATCTGTTATAACTTTATGCCAGTATTTGATTGGACGAGAACGCAGCTAGATCATGTTTTAGAAGATGGCTCCACTTCTTTAGTTTATTATCAGGAACAGGTAGATGCTGTTAATCCGCTGGAAAGTGAAAGCGATTTAACGTTACCTGGTTGGGATGCAAGCTACACAAGAGATGAATTAAAAGCAGTGGTAGAAGAATACAACGCTTTAACGGAAGAGGACCTTTGGGATAATTTAAGATATTTCCTTGAAAAAATCATACCAGTAGCAGAGAAGTGTAATGTTAATATGGCTATCCATGAAGATGATCCTTGTTGGCCAATTTTTGGACTGCCAAGAATTATTACATGTGAAGAAAATCTGGACAAATTCTTAAAATTAGTGGATAGCCCAAACAATGGGATAACTCTGTGTGCAGGTTCCTTAGGATGCTCAAACAAGAATGATGTACCTAAATTAGCAGCGAAATACGCAGCAATGGGAAGAATTCATTTTGTTCATATGAGAAATGTAGCTATTTTGGAAAATGGTTTTGAAGAGAGGGCGCATTTATCCAGCTGCGGCAGTCTTGATATGTACGCTATTTTAAAAGCTTTATACGATAACGGATTTTCTGGCTACGTAAGGCCTGATCATGGCCGTATGATATGGGGGGAAACCGGAAGAGCTGGTTATGGCTTATATGACAGAGCATTAGGTGCGACATACATTAATGGATTATGGGAAGCGATTGTAAAAGCAGGAAAATAGATGATAAGGAAACGGTTGAAAAAAATTATTCAATCTTTGATTCGTACGCGACCGAAGGTCGCAGATAGGAGGTAATATGAAAATACCATTTCAAGTGAATTTAGAGAATAAAGTAGTAGTTATAACAGGTGCTGGTGGAGTTCTTTGCAGTATGATGGCTGAAGCAGTGGCAATGTGCGGTGCAAAAGTAGCTCTTCTTGATAGAAATGTACAAGCGGCACAGGCAAATGCGGATGCAATTGCTGCAAAAGGCTATATTGCAAAAGGTTATGAAGCAAATGTATTAGAAAAAGAAAGTTTAGAAGTGGCTCATAAAGCTATTTTATCTGACCTTGGGTCATGTGATATACTTATTAATGGTGCAGGAGGAAATAATCCCAAAGCGACTACTGATAAAGAATATTTTGAAATAGGTGATTTAGAGAATTCTGATATAAAGTCATTTTTTGACTTAGACCAAGCGGGAGTTGAATTTGTATTTAATTTAAACTTTATTGGAACATTGCTTCCAACCCAGGAATTTGCAAAGGATATGGTTTTGAAAAAACATGCAAGTATTCTAAATATATCCTCTATGAATGCATATACACCATTAACAAAGATACCTGCCTATAGTGGTGCTAAGTCTGCAATCAGTAACTTTACCCAATGGCTGGCGGTTCACTTTAGTAAAACAGGAATTCGGGTGAATGCAATCGCACCAGGCTTCTTTGCTACAAAGCAGAATCAGGCTCTTTTATTCAACGAGGACGGAACGCCAACACCCAGAACCGGTAAAATATTAGAGGCAACACCAATGCGCCGTTTCGGTGAAGCAGAGGAATTATTAGGCTCTGTGTTATTTTTATTAAATGATGAAGCTTCAAGCTTTATTACAGGTGTATGTATACCAATCGATGGTGGCTTCTCTGCCTACGCAGGCGTTTAAGCTTAAGATGCCAAATGGAACCCCCCCCCTTTTAGTGAAGCAAACTGAGCTTCATTTGAAAGGGGGGTTCTGTTTATTTCTTTACAGTATTAAATTCTACTTCATCAATTGGTACAAGCATGCTATAATATTAAAGTAATAATTGACGAACTATCTGGTCGGATTGCATAGAAAGGCTTTAGGTAAAAAGCGATTTGTACCAGTAGATTGAAGATGGGAAGATGGAAAGGAAACGACTGATTTATGAATTTTAATTGTTTAATTATTGATGACGAAGAGACAATTGGTCAAACCACCAGTGAATACTTTAATATGTTTGACGTTACCTGCGAGTATGTAACTAGCTATGGAGCTGCCATTGACTTTTTATCAGAACATCAGGTTTCCTTGCTGCTTTTAGATATTAACCTAGGGGAACATTCCGGCTTTGAATTATGCAAAAAGATAAGAAAAACAACGAATATCCCCATTCTTTTTATTAGTGCCCGTACAAGCGATGATGATATCCTAACGGCACTGAATATCGGCGGCGATGATTATATTACAAAGCCTTATAGCTTAAATATCTTATTAGCAAAGGTAAAGGCTATCTTAAAAAGATGTGAAAGCAACCTAATACCTGTAAAGACTTCGCCGTGTGAGCAGATTCAAATTGATTATAACTATCGACAGATTATGGTCAATCAGGTTCCTATAAAGCTTAAGAATATGGAGTTTAAGGTATTGAGTTATCTAATGGAGCATACGAATACAGTTATTTCAAAAGAGGAGCTATTTCAGAATATATGGCAAAGTCGATTTATTGAGGATGGAACGTTATCCGTACATATAAGACGATTGCGCCAACTGATTGAAGAAGATCCGGATAATCCGCGGTTTATTAAAACCATATGGGGTGTCGGATACGTATTTGAGGTAAAAGAGTGAAAGCGAGGAGTTTGCGGTAGGCAAAGGGTAAAGGAATGAATATAAAGAAAATAACGGCAGTGCTAATTATGTTTTTCTTAATAGGATGTTTGTGTTCCTATATGGTAGTACGCTTTCAGCCGAATAACAAAATAGATGTGATAACAATCAATCGAATTGTAAAAGAAGTTTCAAATAACTGGAATACGTTAGAGACAGGTCATTACAAGAATTACGCCTATCCTTTTAGTGTGCTATCTCTTGCGGATACACTCTTATACCAGTCCTCTCCGGATGCTGTGGTTTTTATAAAGGACGCACTCGAGAGGGGTGATACAATTATGAATATAGATTTAAACGATACGATTGTGGGAAAGGTAATAATTACAACCAGCGGAGAAGTGGCATTTAAGACTTTTCAAAAAGACCTAGCCCTGCTTATCCTCGTATTCTTTTCTATATTTACTTTATGTTCAGGACTTTATTTTATGCACTTACATAAGAGAATTATTCGACCATTTCGTGATCTTGAGGAATTTGCTAAGGAAATTGCCAATGGGAATCTGGACTTTACGTTAAAGCTGACCGAGAATAATATATTTGGAGCATTTACACAGAGCTTTGATATTATGAGAGAACAATTAAAGGTGGCAAAACATCAGGAATTCCTAGCGAATCAAAGCAAGAAGGAGTTAGTGGCTTCCCTAAGTCATGATATTAAAACACCGGTCACATCCATTAAGTTAACCAGTGAATTATTAATCGTCACTGCAAAAGACGATAAAATAAAGAACAAATTAAATACCATTTATCAAAAAGCAGAACAGATTAATCTTCTGGTTACGGATTTATTTCATACCACTTTGAATGATTTGGACAAATTAAGTGTTACTCCCATTGATACCTATAGTTCTATCTTAGAAGCAGTATTAAAAGAAGCTGACTGCTATGATAAAATTACTATGTTAATGATTCCGGAATGCATGATTTGCGTTGACCCTCTGCGCCTAAATCAAGTAGTTGCCAACATTATATATAATTCCTATAAGTACGCGAACACAGCAATTTCCGTTCAATTTGAACTCAAAGGCAGTTTTCTTGAAATTAAAATACAGGACTTTGGAAAAGGGGTAGAAGAGGAAGAACTACCGCTGCTGTTTAATAAGTTTTACCGCGGAAAAAATGCTGCCACAGAAAGTGGCAGCGGTCTTGGTTTATATATATGTAAAAAATTGGTGGAGCAAATGGAAGGTGAGATTTATTGCAGTAACAATGAACAAGGATTTTTAACACTACTATATTTAAAGTTAGCTTAAATTATTAAAAGGTAATAATTGCAATAGGTGTTGGAGTACTCTTACCTTGTTATTTGAAACACAGCATCTTTACTGCCCGCAAAAGCAATATGGCCGCCGGTTGGGAGCATAAATGAATCGGATTCCGCCGTATATAAGGAACTGGCAATACAGTTATTGTCTTTATCGTAAACATAGTATGCTCCATTATCAGGTGAAGTGACTTTAATGATTGCCGAGGCATCCTCCTGAACGATTTCATACCAGACGGTTAAATCCTCTCCGATGATTACGGTATCTTTTAGTTCCTTTGAAGATTTTACTTTTTCCTCACCGACATAGTTATAAGTTTCAACCGTTACATATTCAGCCTTATCTTTCTCATAAAATGCGTAATGAAACAAATCTCTTCCCAGCATTAATGGCAAATCCAGCTCACTTTTTGCTGTATTCTCATTAATTACTCTGCATTTTTCATGACTGCTTTTATTTTTATATCTTGTTACATATCCGGGAACCTCATCTACTACTTGAAAGCTGATAACAGGGTCTTCTAAATATGCATGGGAATTGTAGACTTCATTTATCAAATAGTACTTTTTGTCTGCTCGCGTCTTCCATTGTGACAGTACCGTGTCAGAAACAGTAAGGGGTTCTATTTTCTCGGCAAAGGGCATTGTTAATGCACTTTTTCCTAAACCATTTGTACTTTCATAGGTAGTACCAATCAGATAGACTTTACCATTGGATTCCTTTCGGAAGGAGAACTTGGTGAACCCCTTATTGCCCCCTGCGTTAGAGATAAAGGCTCCGGTATTACCTAAATAATGACCTTTTGAAGATATAAATTCGCCGGATTTGGTATACACATATTCCTGAACCGTATCATATTCTGCGCCAATTGGTTTAAGCAGAAGAGTTCCTTCTTCGTTAAATTCAATTTTTAACATATTCAAAGATAGGTAATACCCCTCGTATTGTTTCATTTCTTTCGGCAGAGGAGCACGTTCTGCTTCATAGTCTGTTTCGAAGGGGATGTCTTTTATATCGCTGATTAATCCTTCTTCTAATAACACTTCTAAAATAATATCCTGTGCTGCTTCCAGAAGGTAAGTACTAGAACCGCCAGAAGAGGTTAGTGCGATTGAGAAATTCTGTTCCGGTAATACCGTTAGATTGGCATGATACCCATTTACATCACCACCTTTAGTTAAAGCCTGTATCCCATATAGATTAAAAGGATATGCATTTACGCTGTCCCAGCCTAAACCGTAACCCATCTGGGTATCTCCAAGGGTAGCTGCAATTTTATCCTCAAGGTACCAGGATTTTGACATCAGATGAACGGACTCTTTTGACAACAAATGAACGGTGCTGTCTTTCATAAACATCTGAGAAAATTTAACCAAATCCTCAGAGGTACCAAAAATTCCTCCGCTGGCAAGAGGGTTGCAGTTTACATACGGAACCAGATGATTTCTATAATAGACAGGGGCAAGCAAGTTTTCATCCGGTTTGTCTCGAGGTGTATAGGTATTGCTAAGACCCAAGGGTTCTGAAATTTCTTTTTTTATAAATTCAGAAAAAGGCATGCCGCTTACTTGCTCCACTAAGATTTCAGCCAACGTAAAACCGTCATTACAGTAGACGCTGTAGTCACCTGGCGTCGCTTTTAATTCCTGTTTTGCAAGTTGGTCTAGAAAAGTATCATGATAGCTGGTATCAGAATCTCCATGTAGAAAAGAATTATGTAAGGTAGTGCCCATTATACCCGAGGAATGATTCAGAAGCATCTTTGGTGTAATCTGCTTATATCTTTCATCTGCCATACGGAATTCAGGTATATAGTAAGTAAGAGGTGTGTCAAGGTCAATTTTGCCTTCATCTACAAGTTTCATAACAGCTGTTGCAGTAAAGATTTTACTTACTGACCCGATTCCATACTGATACGAATCTGACATGGTTATAGTATCTGTGGCTTGTTTTTCGTAACTTGGTATCACCGGAACCTGGGTTTTGGCATACCCTGTCATACCGATGAAGCAAAAAGCGATAAGCAAGGAAACGGTAACCATCATAATGCTTTGTTTATTAAAATTATTTGGCTTTATTTTATTCATATATTAACACCCGTGTCTTTTTATTTTTTCTGCTTAAGCTCCTATTATTCAGTCAAAAGGTCATACGCTGTTATTGTCTTGATTTTATAAGCTTTTGTCAGTGCCATTACATAGATAAATATCATCATAAAACCATTCAGTATCAGAACGGCACCTATGTTAACGGTTAAGGTTAACCTGGTAAAGCCTATATGTACAAACAATAATTGAAGGATGGTATTTGAGAAGAGAATGGTAGCCAGACTTCCGACAGCACTTCCTAAAAAACTAGTAAGCATAAAATTAATAGATAACTGTTTGATCAAATCCTTCGTAGTGTAACCCATTGCTTTGTAGATACCGTATTCTTCTCTTTTTTTTCGTATTAAGGATTTAATAGTAATGGATAAAATACCGCCTATAACTAAAAAGGTAATGACTACAATTACAGTTACTAATCCTGACAAGATACTTCCCAAGGTATCTAACTGACCACTGGTGTAGTCTTTTAAATCTTTTATTTCATCAATCTTATAGGCAGAGGAATCTCCCGACAGAATAATATTGCCGTCTAATAAGACAGAATAAGAAACACTATTCACTCCATAATCTGCCAGTAGTTTGGAAATCTTTTGCTCTGCAATTATAGCAGCTTTTGTGTATTTTGCATTTTCGTTAGAATTATTATCCTCTAAGGATAGTAATTCCACATCATTTACAGCAACCTTATAGTTT
The nucleotide sequence above comes from Anaerocolumna cellulosilytica. Encoded proteins:
- a CDS encoding serine hydrolase domain-containing protein — protein: MNKIKPNNFNKQSIMMVTVSLLIAFCFIGMTGYAKTQVPVIPSYEKQATDTITMSDSYQYGIGSVSKIFTATAVMKLVDEGKIDLDTPLTYYIPEFRMADERYKQITPKMLLNHSSGIMGTTLHNSFLHGDSDTSYHDTFLDQLAKQELKATPGDYSVYCNDGFTLAEILVEQVSGMPFSEFIKKEISEPLGLSNTYTPRDKPDENLLAPVYYRNHLVPYVNCNPLASGGIFGTSEDLVKFSQMFMKDSTVHLLSKESVHLMSKSWYLEDKIAATLGDTQMGYGLGWDSVNAYPFNLYGIQALTKGGDVNGYHANLTVLPEQNFSIALTSSGGSSTYLLEAAQDIILEVLLEEGLISDIKDIPFETDYEAERAPLPKEMKQYEGYYLSLNMLKIEFNEEGTLLLKPIGAEYDTVQEYVYTKSGEFISSKGHYLGNTGAFISNAGGNKGFTKFSFRKESNGKVYLIGTTYESTNGLGKSALTMPFAEKIEPLTVSDTVLSQWKTRADKKYYLINEVYNSHAYLEDPVISFQVVDEVPGYVTRYKNKSSHEKCRVINENTAKSELDLPLMLGRDLFHYAFYEKDKAEYVTVETYNYVGEEKVKSSKELKDTVIIGEDLTVWYEIVQEDASAIIKVTSPDNGAYYVYDKDNNCIASSLYTAESDSFMLPTGGHIAFAGSKDAVFQITR
- a CDS encoding HAD family hydrolase, translating into MVSELKNFKKKREFLVCIDSDGCAMDTMDIKHIKCFGPCMIEEWSLEEWKDEILTRWNEINLYSMTRGINRFKGLALALSEISQKYKKIDDLDSLINWTKQEQELSMQGLRKSISEENSDCLKKVLSWSEAVNQAIRNIKDEEIKPFAGVVEGITFIASQADVAVVSSANAEAVIEEWGKYGLLAKTDILLTQEAGTKAYCIAEMKKKGYESSKILMIGDAPGDKEAAEENEVSFYPILVKRETKSWQELQEVAFPKFIKKNYIGAYQNELNEKFRNNLC
- the uxuA gene encoding mannonate dehydratase; protein product: MKLSFRWYGEEDKITLQNIRQIPGMYSIVTAVYDVPVGEVWSKESISKLKAQTEAAGLHFEVIESIPVHEDIKLGKPSRDKYIENYCENIRRVAEAGIKCICYNFMPVFDWTRTQLDHVLEDGSTSLVYYQEQVDAVNPLESESDLTLPGWDASYTRDELKAVVEEYNALTEEDLWDNLRYFLEKIIPVAEKCNVNMAIHEDDPCWPIFGLPRIITCEENLDKFLKLVDSPNNGITLCAGSLGCSNKNDVPKLAAKYAAMGRIHFVHMRNVAILENGFEERAHLSSCGSLDMYAILKALYDNGFSGYVRPDHGRMIWGETGRAGYGLYDRALGATYINGLWEAIVKAGK
- a CDS encoding SDR family oxidoreductase; translation: MKIPFQVNLENKVVVITGAGGVLCSMMAEAVAMCGAKVALLDRNVQAAQANADAIAAKGYIAKGYEANVLEKESLEVAHKAILSDLGSCDILINGAGGNNPKATTDKEYFEIGDLENSDIKSFFDLDQAGVEFVFNLNFIGTLLPTQEFAKDMVLKKHASILNISSMNAYTPLTKIPAYSGAKSAISNFTQWLAVHFSKTGIRVNAIAPGFFATKQNQALLFNEDGTPTPRTGKILEATPMRRFGEAEELLGSVLFLLNDEASSFITGVCIPIDGGFSAYAGV
- a CDS encoding response regulator transcription factor; the encoded protein is MNFNCLIIDDEETIGQTTSEYFNMFDVTCEYVTSYGAAIDFLSEHQVSLLLLDINLGEHSGFELCKKIRKTTNIPILFISARTSDDDILTALNIGGDDYITKPYSLNILLAKVKAILKRCESNLIPVKTSPCEQIQIDYNYRQIMVNQVPIKLKNMEFKVLSYLMEHTNTVISKEELFQNIWQSRFIEDGTLSVHIRRLRQLIEEDPDNPRFIKTIWGVGYVFEVKE
- a CDS encoding HAMP domain-containing sensor histidine kinase, which translates into the protein MNIKKITAVLIMFFLIGCLCSYMVVRFQPNNKIDVITINRIVKEVSNNWNTLETGHYKNYAYPFSVLSLADTLLYQSSPDAVVFIKDALERGDTIMNIDLNDTIVGKVIITTSGEVAFKTFQKDLALLILVFFSIFTLCSGLYFMHLHKRIIRPFRDLEEFAKEIANGNLDFTLKLTENNIFGAFTQSFDIMREQLKVAKHQEFLANQSKKELVASLSHDIKTPVTSIKLTSELLIVTAKDDKIKNKLNTIYQKAEQINLLVTDLFHTTLNDLDKLSVTPIDTYSSILEAVLKEADCYDKITMLMIPECMICVDPLRLNQVVANIIYNSYKYANTAISVQFELKGSFLEIKIQDFGKGVEEEELPLLFNKFYRGKNAATESGSGLGLYICKKLVEQMEGEIYCSNNEQGFLTLLYLKLA